A region of Streptomyces cinnamoneus DNA encodes the following proteins:
- a CDS encoding DUF2637 domain-containing protein — MRVTDIPLNWVLPSAVALIGAVVAVTVYARGRRTGPEDTAAGTDSWERNEERRRRKEAIYGSASYVLLFCCAAVAAALSFHGLVGFGQQNLGLTDGWEYLVPFGLDGAAMFCSVLAVREASHGDAALGSRMLVWTFAGAAAWFNWVHAPRGLDHAGAPQFFAGMSLSAAVLFDRALKQTRRAALREQGLVPRPLPQIRMVRWLRAPRETFGAWSLMLLEGVRSLDEAVEEVREDKRQRAQHRMRRREAGKLERARLKAYNRQHRVWSRPRGGRQVEVTAPTPVPAAAQPAQIGSQGGPEPSIVEHGQLPVRSRPLQAVGRPDPIDLTAEDDTQAIPRLDSLEAKLAQIERQFG, encoded by the coding sequence ATGAGAGTGACCGACATACCGCTGAATTGGGTGCTCCCCAGTGCCGTGGCGCTCATCGGGGCAGTGGTGGCGGTGACGGTGTACGCGCGCGGCCGGCGGACCGGCCCGGAGGACACGGCGGCCGGCACGGACTCCTGGGAACGCAATGAGGAGCGCAGACGCCGCAAGGAGGCCATCTACGGCAGCGCGTCCTACGTCCTTCTCTTCTGCTGCGCCGCGGTCGCCGCGGCCCTGTCCTTCCACGGCCTGGTCGGCTTCGGCCAGCAGAACCTGGGGCTGACGGACGGCTGGGAGTACCTGGTGCCCTTCGGCCTCGACGGGGCCGCGATGTTCTGCTCGGTGCTGGCGGTGCGCGAGGCGAGCCACGGCGACGCGGCTCTCGGCTCCCGGATGCTGGTGTGGACCTTCGCGGGCGCGGCGGCCTGGTTCAACTGGGTGCACGCGCCCAGGGGACTCGACCACGCCGGGGCACCGCAGTTCTTCGCCGGCATGTCGCTGTCGGCGGCCGTGCTCTTCGACCGGGCGCTCAAGCAGACCCGGCGGGCGGCGCTGCGCGAGCAGGGCCTGGTGCCCCGCCCGCTGCCGCAGATCCGCATGGTCCGCTGGCTGCGGGCCCCCCGGGAGACCTTCGGCGCCTGGTCGCTGATGCTCCTGGAGGGTGTGCGGTCGCTGGACGAGGCGGTCGAGGAGGTCCGCGAGGACAAGCGCCAGCGCGCGCAGCACCGGATGCGGCGCCGCGAGGCGGGCAAGCTGGAACGGGCCCGGCTCAAGGCGTACAACCGGCAGCACCGGGTGTGGAGCCGCCCGCGCGGTGGCCGGCAGGTCGAGGTGACCGCGCCGACTCCCGTGCCGGCCGCCGCCCAGCCCGCCCAGATCGGTTCGCAAGGCGGACCGGAACCCTCCATAGTCGAGCACGGGCAGCTTCCCGTGCGCTCCCGCCCCCTTCAGGCGGTGGGCAGGCCGGACCCGATCGACCTCACCGCCGAGGACGACACCCAGGCCATTCCGCGGCTCGACTCGCTGGAGGCCAAGCTCGCCCAGATCGAGCGTCAGTTCGGCTGA
- a CDS encoding (2Fe-2S)-binding protein, which translates to MSAATAPVTPSSPPLADAYARLSAALPTLTVLSGPPRAGDGWVTAAGLAAGGAELDAFLAWDEEQVLRDFGRRARPDVVASLGLHRYAWHFCLLVTVPWFVCHRVPRLPAEAVSFHRATGRITADVREFACLPGDEAAALPGALTVSGEEALRAEVRAAVAAHLEPVLEGFRPRMRRGSRALWGMVTDETAEGLWHVGRLLGEEPRARRAAELLLPGSTAPFVGGAEFRELTGPRGESLPTRDRASCCFFYTLRPEETCLTCPRTCDVDRVERLSAR; encoded by the coding sequence ATGTCCGCTGCCACGGCTCCGGTTACCCCCTCCTCGCCCCCGCTCGCGGACGCGTACGCCCGGCTTTCCGCGGCCCTGCCGACGCTGACCGTGCTGAGCGGGCCGCCGCGCGCCGGCGACGGCTGGGTCACGGCCGCGGGGCTGGCGGCGGGCGGCGCCGAGCTGGACGCCTTCCTCGCGTGGGACGAGGAACAGGTGCTGCGGGACTTCGGCCGGCGCGCCCGCCCCGACGTCGTCGCGAGCCTCGGACTGCACCGCTACGCCTGGCACTTCTGCCTGCTCGTGACCGTGCCGTGGTTCGTATGCCACCGCGTGCCGCGCCTGCCGGCGGAGGCCGTCTCCTTCCACCGGGCCACGGGCCGGATCACCGCCGACGTACGCGAGTTCGCCTGTCTGCCCGGCGACGAGGCCGCGGCGCTGCCGGGCGCCCTGACCGTGTCCGGCGAGGAGGCGCTGCGCGCCGAGGTGCGGGCGGCGGTCGCCGCGCACCTGGAGCCGGTCCTGGAGGGGTTCCGGCCGCGCATGCGGCGCGGCTCCCGTGCCCTGTGGGGCATGGTGACCGACGAGACCGCCGAGGGACTGTGGCATGTGGGGCGGCTGCTCGGCGAGGAGCCCCGGGCGCGGCGTGCGGCGGAGCTCCTGCTGCCGGGGTCCACGGCCCCGTTCGTCGGCGGCGCGGAGTTCCGCGAACTGACCGGGCCCCGGGGCGAGTCGCTGCCCACCCGCGACCGGGCGAGCTGCTGCTTCTTCTACACCCTGCGCCCCGAGGAGACCTGTCTGACCTGTCCGCGCACTTGCGACGTGGACCGCGTCGAGCGGCTGTCAGCCCGGTGA
- a CDS encoding ATP-binding protein codes for MAPEAAGGADPVTGPCWQRRLRHRDLTAVGEVRAELRRLLAAWGAPGRAETAELLTSELVTNALVHTDGGAVVTAGFTGGPAASVRGRLRVEVRDFLPRQPTLRAPSAGVPGVSPDGVEAAATSGRGLLLVHALADGWGVRAHGVGKSVWFELDAQEPPGKP; via the coding sequence ATGGCTCCGGAGGCCGCGGGGGGAGCGGATCCCGTGACGGGGCCCTGCTGGCAGAGACGGCTGCGCCACCGGGACCTCACGGCGGTGGGGGAGGTGCGCGCGGAGCTCCGGCGGCTGCTCGCCGCGTGGGGGGCGCCCGGGCGGGCGGAGACGGCCGAGCTCCTGACCAGCGAACTGGTCACCAACGCGCTGGTGCACACCGACGGGGGCGCGGTCGTCACGGCCGGGTTCACCGGTGGCCCCGCGGCGTCGGTCCGGGGCCGGCTGCGGGTGGAGGTGCGGGACTTCCTCCCCCGGCAACCCACGCTGCGGGCGCCGTCGGCCGGCGTCCCGGGCGTCTCACCGGACGGCGTCGAGGCGGCCGCCACCTCCGGGCGCGGGTTGCTCCTCGTCCACGCCCTCGCCGACGGGTGGGGCGTGCGCGCCCACGGCGTGGGCAAGTCGGTGTGGTTCGAGCTGGACGCCCAGGAACCCCCCGGGAAACCGTGA